One genomic region from uncultured Subdoligranulum sp. encodes:
- a CDS encoding ComEC/Rec2 family competence protein, which produces MKRKLACFGLAFALAEWFAACVPSPVLVPAAALFVLLLFLYRRHDFKILLLGALCGLVWFTAFSFFSVLPAQKYAGRQMTCTVVVETDAESSYQTGFLRGTLRVIQCDGKNTGFSVACDAFPGAEPGECFTADFAFSELAHDAYRLSHLSDGVYLQAEYQGNYLAQPDSSGLRFTLYRLRRMLSNRLQQWMPEAEGELESAMLLGHKQALRDTTQNSFRAAGVSHLLAVSGLHVALLCGIFSMGRKRRFLRPLIVVRAGLVIFYMFLTGLPVSVMRAGLVFLLALAGDFFWQPVDLLTSTGAAAVLLGIQNAYAPCDLGFQLSFCAVLGVQASAALYNLELEHLPLPAGKISSRLWDGALKVLESVQTALLASFATLPVLVANGMTASGVSLLTNLLVVWMLQPALLLGILVLFLSVAAPLAPVARMASLLLSLLLHIMIAITDWCANLPLAYVDLPTRYTLFVYGVLGLLALAFWSRRRMTWYPVATAFCAIFAIILGAWAQKDVVRVSLVGATNNPCVVCMQNGEAVVLFRGGQSNLNALETYFAEHAQPDIALLVDLRQEPSELDFSDIPVLSAETLPACQALSVLDELSLDLYHDSSGNLAVIKIGPYSLATMAGNIQLDHPVTADIFCAAGTLSESVPSDVILTAVRFPKWQPDAPNTRILFATDRSAVVIRPGHSLTFEEVEPLALQ; this is translated from the coding sequence ATGAAACGCAAACTTGCCTGTTTCGGCCTGGCCTTTGCGCTGGCTGAATGGTTTGCAGCTTGTGTGCCGTCGCCGGTCCTTGTGCCCGCGGCGGCACTTTTTGTATTGCTGCTGTTTCTGTACCGCCGTCACGATTTTAAAATCCTGTTACTGGGCGCCCTTTGCGGGCTTGTCTGGTTCACTGCTTTTTCCTTTTTCTCCGTTTTGCCTGCACAGAAGTATGCCGGCCGGCAAATGACCTGTACCGTGGTGGTGGAAACGGATGCAGAATCCTCCTACCAGACTGGCTTTTTGCGGGGGACCTTGCGGGTCATACAGTGCGATGGAAAAAACACCGGCTTTTCCGTTGCCTGTGATGCCTTTCCCGGTGCGGAACCCGGAGAATGTTTCACTGCTGACTTTGCTTTTTCGGAACTGGCCCATGACGCCTATCGGCTTTCCCACCTGAGTGACGGCGTATATCTGCAGGCAGAATATCAGGGAAACTATCTTGCCCAGCCGGACAGTTCCGGTCTCCGCTTTACCCTGTATCGCTTGCGCCGGATGCTGTCCAACCGATTACAGCAGTGGATGCCGGAGGCAGAAGGCGAACTGGAATCTGCCATGCTGCTCGGCCATAAGCAGGCCCTCCGTGACACTACCCAGAACAGCTTCCGTGCGGCTGGCGTTTCCCATCTTCTAGCCGTATCCGGATTGCACGTGGCACTGCTGTGCGGGATTTTTTCCATGGGCCGCAAGCGTCGCTTTTTGCGTCCGCTGATTGTGGTCCGGGCGGGGCTTGTCATCTTTTATATGTTCCTGACGGGGCTTCCTGTTTCGGTAATGCGTGCGGGCCTTGTGTTTCTGCTGGCCCTGGCGGGAGATTTTTTCTGGCAGCCTGTCGATCTTTTGACCTCCACCGGTGCAGCCGCTGTCCTTCTGGGAATACAGAATGCCTATGCCCCCTGCGATCTGGGATTTCAGCTATCCTTCTGCGCGGTTCTTGGCGTACAGGCATCCGCTGCACTGTACAATCTGGAGCTGGAGCATCTGCCCCTGCCTGCGGGGAAAATTTCTTCCAGGTTGTGGGATGGGGCGCTCAAGGTCCTGGAATCGGTGCAGACCGCTCTTTTGGCATCCTTTGCCACGCTTCCGGTTCTGGTCGCAAACGGAATGACTGCCAGTGGCGTAAGCCTGCTGACCAATCTTCTTGTGGTCTGGATGCTCCAACCGGCTTTGCTGCTCGGTATTCTGGTTCTCTTCCTGTCCGTGGCAGCACCGCTGGCGCCGGTTGCACGGATGGCGAGCCTTCTTTTGAGCCTTTTGCTGCACATTATGATCGCCATTACCGACTGGTGCGCAAACCTTCCGCTGGCTTATGTTGATCTTCCCACACGGTACACACTCTTCGTCTATGGGGTTCTCGGTCTGCTGGCTCTTGCTTTCTGGTCTCGCCGCCGCATGACATGGTATCCGGTGGCGACTGCTTTTTGCGCCATCTTCGCCATAATTCTGGGCGCATGGGCGCAAAAGGATGTGGTCCGGGTATCTCTGGTGGGAGCCACCAACAATCCTTGTGTCGTATGCATGCAGAATGGGGAAGCCGTGGTACTGTTCCGCGGCGGGCAAAGCAATCTGAACGCATTGGAAACCTATTTTGCGGAACATGCCCAGCCTGACATTGCCTTGCTGGTCGACCTGCGCCAGGAGCCTTCAGAGCTGGATTTTTCGGACATCCCGGTCCTGTCCGCCGAAACGCTCCCGGCTTGCCAGGCCCTTTCCGTACTTGACGAGCTATCTCTGGACCTGTATCATGATAGCAGCGGGAACCTGGCGGTGATAAAAATCGGACCATACAGCCTGGCCACCATGGCTGGAAACATTCAGTTGGATCATCCCGTGACCGCAGACATTTTCTGTGCGGCCGGTACGTTATCCGAATCCGTACCCTCCGATGTGATTCTGACAGCCGTCCGGTTTCCGAAGTGGCAACCGGATGCCCCGAATACCCGCATTCTGTTTGCAACCGACCGCTCGGCTGTGGTGATCCGTCCCGGACATTCCCTGACTTTCGAGGAGGTGGAGCCGCTTGCTCTACAGTGA
- the holA gene encoding DNA polymerase III subunit delta yields the protein MLYSEKELKKRLQSGCALYYFYASDEALVRTAANKALQVLNQDDPETTVLDGPTPTVEEIVLAAGTISFFGGKRLVLMPLIRPSTYSDKDLQELCETLADTENAIFVMTSVMEEKFGKLRPGKREQKLIAACERIGYCVQINKPGRSELQALARGWAEEAGASFAPGTETALLDRCGEDQFLLQNEIAKLAALANYGIITQEMVQQLGTVTLDADTFEMVELVVSGRADQAQKRLKTLLELQNDPIMITGALIGNYLDLYRVFLGKRGRRSLADVAKDFGYGGKWSYRLGKTEKTAARFKRHQLEQCLCILQKLDLDLKSSKLDADLLMQKALCELSLAGRRT from the coding sequence TTGCTCTACAGTGAAAAAGAACTGAAAAAACGACTGCAGTCCGGCTGCGCCCTGTACTATTTCTACGCTTCGGATGAAGCCCTGGTTCGCACCGCGGCCAACAAAGCTTTGCAGGTATTGAATCAGGATGACCCGGAGACGACCGTGTTGGACGGCCCCACCCCCACTGTGGAAGAGATCGTGCTGGCGGCCGGTACCATATCTTTCTTTGGCGGCAAACGACTGGTGCTCATGCCGCTGATCCGGCCTTCCACCTATTCGGACAAGGATCTGCAGGAACTCTGCGAAACGCTGGCTGATACGGAAAATGCCATCTTTGTCATGACCAGCGTCATGGAAGAAAAGTTCGGCAAACTGCGCCCCGGAAAACGGGAACAAAAGCTGATTGCCGCCTGCGAACGCATTGGCTACTGCGTACAGATCAATAAGCCGGGGCGCTCAGAACTGCAGGCTCTGGCGCGGGGCTGGGCGGAAGAAGCAGGGGCTTCCTTCGCCCCCGGAACCGAAACCGCCCTGTTGGATCGCTGCGGGGAAGATCAGTTTCTTCTCCAGAATGAAATCGCCAAGCTGGCCGCTTTGGCAAACTACGGAATCATTACCCAGGAAATGGTTCAGCAGCTGGGCACGGTAACGCTTGATGCGGATACCTTCGAAATGGTGGAACTGGTGGTATCCGGCCGGGCAGACCAGGCCCAGAAACGGCTGAAAACCCTGCTGGAATTGCAGAATGATCCCATTATGATAACCGGCGCGCTGATTGGCAACTATCTGGACCTGTACCGCGTGTTTCTGGGAAAGCGCGGGCGCCGCAGTCTGGCTGATGTTGCCAAAGACTTCGGCTATGGCGGCAAATGGAGTTACCGCCTGGGCAAAACCGAAAAAACGGCAGCCCGCTTCAAGCGTCATCAGCTGGAGCAGTGCCTGTGCATCCTGCAAAAGCTGGACCTCGATCTCAAAAGCAGCAAACTGGATGCAGACCTTCTGATGCAGAAGGCGTTGTGTGAGCTGTCCCTGGCCGGGAGGCGCACATGA